In one Vampirovibrionales bacterium genomic region, the following are encoded:
- a CDS encoding ParA family protein — protein sequence MQVITVFVAKGGAGKTTVSAHLLGALAKRGVKTLGIDLNPQAHFCANLGVEKGEAAAAWTMGLASARLEEMVVAARQHAWMLPANDLLTMAEAGVLGAHKPVTDFRQRVRQQWDGDAVVFDTSDHGYFSEMAVAAADVVVIPVPCRAKDVSAFQPTVEVIQNVRSKAGLPQAKLLVVPNMFDGRNKESEVQLLALRDQVRGVSHATLTGVIPIAVDIDRAGKVGLLLWEAFPYHAHAALLSSELADGLRWAVGGERVSQPA from the coding sequence ATGCAGGTAATCACAGTGTTCGTGGCAAAAGGCGGCGCCGGCAAGACGACGGTCTCGGCGCACCTACTCGGCGCGCTAGCAAAGCGCGGCGTCAAGACGCTCGGCATCGACTTGAATCCCCAGGCGCACTTTTGCGCCAACCTGGGCGTTGAGAAGGGCGAGGCTGCCGCCGCGTGGACGATGGGGCTGGCGTCGGCGCGGTTGGAAGAAATGGTCGTGGCGGCGCGCCAGCACGCATGGATGCTGCCGGCCAACGACCTGCTCACAATGGCGGAAGCCGGCGTGCTCGGCGCGCACAAGCCCGTGACGGATTTCCGCCAACGCGTGCGCCAGCAGTGGGATGGCGACGCGGTGGTCTTCGACACGTCGGATCACGGCTACTTCAGCGAGATGGCCGTGGCCGCCGCCGATGTGGTTGTGATTCCGGTGCCGTGCCGGGCGAAAGATGTGTCGGCATTCCAGCCGACTGTCGAAGTGATTCAGAACGTGCGCAGCAAAGCGGGTTTGCCGCAAGCAAAGCTCCTGGTTGTGCCCAACATGTTCGACGGGCGCAACAAGGAGAGCGAAGTGCAGTTGCTCGCCTTGCGTGACCAGGTGCGCGGCGTCAGTCACGCCACGCTGACCGGCGTGATTCCGATTGCGGTTGACATCGACCGCGCCGGCAAGGTGGGGCTGCTACTGTGGGAGGCGTTCCCGTACCATGCGCACGCCGCCCTGTTGTCGTCGGAATTGGCGGATGGTCTTCGTTGGGCAGTCGGAGGTGAACGTGTCAGTCAACCTGCGTGA
- a CDS encoding recombinase family protein, whose protein sequence is MPDQRRLNHEFVADLARHYPGYTGAIVADLQVIGSRSIVELSTAAETYPDAYGELLRLVRAGAVDAIVCRSRDRLGRTDALIVTLERFCLEHGVIVVPRQSLPVTLDIKALRDSEGAGLLGVIESHFAHSAVRRIVNEHERGMIERVAKHKQFPSHLPWGYKYHYSETGARTVVIDPPAAAVIRYILVDLFLDEDLGRVAITQRLQAERQPSPSGKLWDYGALRKVFRIPDRYAGYILVNRVSKNARPLTRVRGDHPAIITDAELTRIQTKIDALTTQHDPPFSILAGVVWCAVANQPMYTAHASHNPPITHFRCYYCEKRGEGRHNVSEKRLLTIARLAIQQLTTNADAREVARQMHAADAARIDAELDGVAAARERLLAKERRLLHTYVHLPETQLDWFDAQMATFQAERKRLDDAEQDLLAQRAAIESAEHSADNLAALHALGDRMFDEATPAQLQAWLSGCLRIYVRPGGKGRKDRSAIIERIEFV, encoded by the coding sequence TTGCCGGATCAACGCCGGCTCAACCACGAGTTCGTGGCCGATTTGGCGCGCCACTATCCCGGCTACACCGGCGCCATCGTTGCCGATCTCCAGGTCATCGGCAGCCGCTCAATCGTAGAGCTATCCACCGCCGCCGAGACCTATCCCGACGCCTATGGCGAGTTGCTGCGTCTGGTGCGCGCCGGCGCCGTCGATGCCATAGTGTGCCGTTCGCGCGACAGGCTAGGCCGCACCGATGCGCTAATCGTCACGCTGGAACGATTCTGCCTTGAGCATGGCGTCATCGTCGTGCCGCGCCAGAGTTTGCCCGTCACGCTCGACATCAAGGCGCTGCGCGACTCCGAAGGCGCCGGACTGCTCGGCGTGATCGAGTCGCATTTTGCCCACAGCGCCGTGCGGCGCATCGTCAACGAGCACGAACGCGGCATGATCGAGCGCGTCGCCAAGCACAAGCAATTCCCTTCTCATCTGCCCTGGGGCTACAAGTACCACTACAGCGAAACCGGCGCACGCACCGTCGTCATCGACCCGCCCGCCGCCGCCGTCATCCGCTACATTCTGGTCGATCTTTTCCTTGATGAAGACCTGGGACGCGTCGCCATTACGCAGCGACTCCAGGCTGAGCGCCAGCCGTCGCCAAGCGGCAAGCTCTGGGACTACGGCGCGCTGCGCAAGGTCTTCCGCATTCCCGACCGTTACGCCGGCTACATCCTGGTCAACCGCGTCTCGAAAAACGCACGCCCGCTGACCAGGGTGCGCGGCGACCACCCGGCCATCATCACCGACGCGGAACTGACGCGCATCCAGACCAAGATCGACGCGCTGACCACGCAGCACGATCCACCCTTCAGTATCCTGGCCGGCGTCGTCTGGTGCGCCGTCGCCAATCAGCCGATGTACACCGCGCACGCGTCCCATAATCCACCCATCACGCACTTTCGATGCTACTACTGCGAGAAGCGCGGTGAGGGGCGCCACAACGTCAGTGAGAAGCGCCTGTTGACTATCGCGCGACTCGCCATCCAACAACTGACAACCAACGCCGACGCACGCGAGGTGGCGCGCCAGATGCACGCCGCTGACGCCGCGCGCATCGACGCCGAACTGGACGGCGTGGCCGCCGCGCGTGAGCGCCTGCTCGCCAAAGAGCGCCGGCTGCTGCACACCTACGTGCATTTACCGGAAACGCAACTCGACTGGTTCGACGCGCAAATGGCGACGTTCCAGGCAGAACGCAAACGCCTGGACGATGCCGAGCAAGACCTGCTGGCGCAGCGCGCGGCAATCGAATCCGCCGAACATTCGGCGGATAACCTGGCGGCGCTGCACGCGCTAGGCGACCGCATGTTTGACGAGGCGACACCGGCGCAGCTACAGGCTTGGTTGTCGGGTTGCTTGAGAATCTACGTGAGACCGGGCGGGAAGGGAAGAAAAGATCGAAGTGCTATCATCGAGCGGATCGAGTTCGTCTGA
- a CDS encoding recombinase family protein: protein MRFVSWAAVSSRPQAEKESLPDQRRLNHEFVANLSRHYPGYTGAIIADLQVIGSRSIVELSTAAETYPDAYGELLRLVRAGAVDAIVCRSRDRLGRTDALSITVERFCLQHGVIVVPRQSLPTTLDIKTLRDSEGAGLTAAVEGYLTGSAVRRLVNEHARGMTARVSVEKRFPSHLPYGYIYRFTPDGQPTVQIDTEAGAAIQEAIRLYLTHRNYREIAEALNAGGYRPARGAAWTPDMAKHIVANVDAYAGYISLNRRSQTGRTPVQVRGDHAAIISERDRQDVLSLRATRQQARIGRGSVFSGVVVCTACGKTLSSQVQYYQSGSERIAYRRLRCTHCRPQHSIAEQEIEAVLIAAIDQLTQSGDLSAFSEQARQTLLENAPDVGERQRVLDQALALIAQKQQRLLNLYVERDDLAPELFGAEMERLKREAINLQAQLDALRTQVGAVADAESIAARLREVQSIGRYLIEHRAADLRGAQMWLAQVVRVEVKPTAGSTEITAVRWLV, encoded by the coding sequence TTGCGTTTTGTGTCGTGGGCTGCCGTTAGTAGCCGCCCACAAGCCGAAAAAGAATCTCTGCCGGATCAACGCCGGCTCAATCACGAGTTTGTAGCCAACCTCTCGCGCCACTATCCCGGCTACACCGGCGCCATCATTGCCGATCTCCAGGTTATCGGCAGCCGCTCGATTGTAGAGCTATCCACCGCCGCCGAGACCTATCCCGACGCCTACGGCGAGTTGCTGCGTCTGGTGCGCGCTGGCGCCGTCGATGCCATTGTGTGCCGTTCGCGCGACAGGCTAGGCCGCACCGATGCGCTATCGATCACCGTTGAACGCTTTTGCCTGCAACACGGCGTCATCGTCGTGCCGCGCCAGAGTTTGCCGACGACGCTCGACATCAAGACGCTGCGCGACTCGGAGGGCGCCGGCCTGACCGCCGCCGTCGAGGGGTATCTGACTGGCTCAGCGGTCAGACGCCTGGTCAACGAGCACGCACGCGGCATGACGGCGCGCGTGAGCGTCGAGAAGCGTTTCCCGTCGCATTTGCCCTACGGCTACATCTACCGTTTCACGCCAGACGGCCAGCCCACTGTTCAGATCGATACGGAAGCCGGCGCCGCCATCCAGGAGGCCATCCGGCTCTACCTGACGCACCGCAACTACCGCGAGATTGCCGAAGCGCTTAACGCCGGCGGCTACCGTCCAGCGCGCGGCGCCGCCTGGACGCCCGACATGGCAAAACACATCGTCGCCAACGTGGACGCCTACGCCGGCTACATCTCGCTCAACCGTCGCTCACAGACTGGACGCACGCCGGTGCAGGTGCGCGGCGACCACGCCGCAATCATCAGCGAGCGCGACCGCCAAGACGTATTGAGCTTGCGCGCCACGCGCCAACAGGCGCGCATCGGGCGCGGCAGTGTCTTTTCCGGCGTCGTGGTCTGCACCGCGTGCGGCAAGACGCTCTCCAGCCAAGTGCAGTACTACCAGTCCGGCAGCGAACGCATAGCCTACCGCCGGCTGCGCTGCACGCACTGCCGGCCACAGCACAGCATCGCAGAGCAAGAGATCGAGGCCGTGCTGATTGCCGCCATCGACCAGTTGACGCAAAGCGGTGATCTTTCGGCGTTTTCCGAACAGGCGCGCCAGACGCTGCTTGAAAATGCACCTGACGTGGGTGAACGCCAGCGCGTGCTCGATCAGGCGCTGGCGTTGATTGCTCAGAAACAGCAGCGCCTTCTCAACTTGTACGTCGAGCGCGATGATCTGGCGCCGGAATTGTTTGGGGCCGAAATGGAACGCCTGAAGCGGGAGGCAATCAACCTCCAGGCGCAACTCGACGCACTACGCACACAGGTCGGCGCCGTGGCGGATGCCGAAAGCATCGCCGCTCGTCTACGTGAAGTGCAAAGCATCGGGCGCTATTTAATTGAACATCGCGCCGCCGATCTGCGTGGGGCGCAGATGTGGCTGGCGCAGGTTGTGCGCGTGGAAGTGAAACCGACAGCCGGCAGCACAGAGATCACGGCGGTGCGCTGGCTGGTCTGA
- a CDS encoding helix-turn-helix domain-containing protein → MKLTVSPSMISTFGGRVATLRQLNNMTQLELAEQCAKRGIALSQGYLSRLENDKRKHMTLPNAGIVLVLADILDTTTDFLLARTNDPTSLPRSPLLTDEAREAARIVDGLSALRRQEAMNMLRLIDKASVDLQEYHAKERRLLESIERLAGKEVRDQIAATLHDDMP, encoded by the coding sequence GTGAAATTAACGGTCAGTCCATCTATGATCAGTACGTTTGGCGGCAGGGTGGCGACGTTGCGTCAGTTGAACAACATGACGCAACTGGAGTTAGCCGAACAGTGCGCCAAGCGCGGGATCGCTTTGTCGCAGGGGTACCTATCGCGTCTGGAAAACGATAAACGCAAGCACATGACGCTACCCAATGCGGGTATCGTGTTGGTGTTGGCCGACATCCTCGATACAACAACAGATTTCCTTCTGGCGCGCACCAACGATCCAACGTCCTTACCGCGTAGTCCGTTGCTCACCGACGAAGCGCGCGAAGCGGCGCGCATTGTCGATGGACTATCCGCGCTGCGTCGTCAGGAAGCAATGAATATGCTTCGTCTAATTGATAAGGCCAGCGTCGATCTGCAAGAGTACCATGCCAAAGAGCGCCGGCTGCTCGAATCAATTGAGCGACTGGCCGGCAAGGAAGTCCGCGATCAAATTGCGGCTACCTTGCACGATGATATGCCGTGA